Proteins from one Belonocnema kinseyi isolate 2016_QV_RU_SX_M_011 chromosome 8, B_treatae_v1, whole genome shotgun sequence genomic window:
- the LOC117178481 gene encoding uncharacterized protein LOC117178481, giving the protein MIIVICALLFTSIIFFINPVESTVRVPRGYNVFQSEHGMFIVPEHAMGKMINHVAYMSEGGKPYEKVPPWDGTPRNHPKLEDFQKNDLMLNERNQIVGIVLEDKGVIHETIQPGSMEVKRDSIAKPQDNYIIKRGNDFFAKYYNGWAPYHLAHDDFFF; this is encoded by the exons ATGATAATTGTTATTTGTGCTCTGCTGTTCACttcgattatattttttattaatcctgtTG AATCAACTGTTCGAGTGCCAAGAGGATATAACGTTTTCCAATCAGAGCACGGAATGTTTATTGTCCCTGAACATGCCATGGGCAAAATGATCAATCATGTAGCTTATATGAGTGAAG gAGGTAAACCATACGAGAAAGTACCGCCATGGGATGGTACGCCACGTAATCACCCAAAGTtggaggattttcaaaaaaatgatcttatgtTGAACGAAAGGAACCAAATTGTTGGAATTGTCCTCGAGGATAAGGGGGTGATTCATGAGACCATTCAACCTGGTTCAATGG AAGTAAAACGAGATTCTATAGCCAAGCCGCAAGATAATTATATCATAAAGCGCGGGAATGActtttttgctaaatattataACGGATGGGCACCGTATCATCTGGCTCATGATGACTTCTTTTTTTAG